The genomic interval AGAAAGCGATTGTTTTTTATTTATAAAGAAACAAATACTTACTTTGTTAAGCTTACCTTATGTAATTCATTCAATAATTGATCAATGGACTGACTGACTTGAAGTGTACTTTCACTGGTTATACCTTCTTCTCGTGCCACTTGAATCATATTCTCCTTGGCCTTTTCTATCTCTATAAGTAAAGTTTGTTTTAGAACACCCTTATCTTCCTGCAATATCTCTCCCACCCGTTTACTAAAAGTGTCAATTCGTCAACCTATTTAACAATAAATGTATTATCCTTCTATTTCAACACCTAATATAAAACAAAGGTGGGGTATGGTTAATAATGCGTACTTAAAGGGTCAAAATCCAGGAAAAAGGGTTTGAATAGTCATTTTCTTTTTGTAATCTCCATAAAAATATAGAAAATTTTACATAAATTTGGTATTATTTAATTACTGTAACATTCACATTTCAACGAGTGTGACATCCAAGAAGCTGCTTCATTCCCTGCATTGAGGCAGCTTCTTTATGTTGGTCGTCATTACGTGAGATTGATTTTAATCCCACCTAAAGAAGCTGATGTTCTTGGCTTTGCCTCTCTTTGCTGCTTACCTGAGCCTTTGTATTTCTCCATTAACTCATGAATGCTTGCTACCTGTATAATACGAACATGGTCGGAAGACACCGCATAACGAACAGGTGTAATCAAAATAACGGAAGGGAAGATAGGTGACCGTTCTTCTGGCTGCCAGTGCAACGCTTTCCACTCATCCGAAAAAAAGAATTCCTCATATAAATGAATCTTCCCCTGCATTCTCTGCTCAGAATACTGATTTCGTTGAATTTCAATCCAAAACGGAGATCCTTTAAAGATACAAAAGAGATCGGGTTCAATGCCTCCCTTTCGTCCA from Priestia megaterium carries:
- a CDS encoding aspartyl-phosphate phosphatase Spo0E family protein, whose product is MGEILQEDKGVLKQTLLIEIEKAKENMIQVAREEGITSESTLQVSQSIDQLLNELHKVSLTK